One Dama dama isolate Ldn47 chromosome 24, ASM3311817v1, whole genome shotgun sequence genomic window, ctttgccATGTTAGGAGAGTCTTCAGATAATCTCTCTTCAAATGAttttcaggtcctttctctcttctccttctgggattcctataatgcaaatgtttgtgcatttaatgttgtcccagaggtcccttaggttgcctttcttttcattcttgtttCTGTATtgtgttctgtggcagtgatttccaccattctgtcctcagaTCATTTATCggttcttctgcctcatttattctgcaATTAATTCCTTCCAGTGTATTATGCATCTCTGTCCTTtagttcttctatttctttggcaAACATTTCTTGGATCTTCttaatctttgcctccattcttttcctgagatcctgaatcatctttactgtcattattctgatttctttttctgtaaggtTGCCTGTCTCCCctgcatttagtttttttttctggggttttGTCTTGTCCCTTCACCTGGGACCtacctttctgctttttcatcatgattaactttctgtaatgtgggTTTTGTTTTAGTTACTGTGGGACTGTGCTTCTTCttgcttctgtctgccctctaatggtggaggctaagaggcttgcgtaagcttcctgatgggagggactggtgatgggagaaactgggtcttgctttgGTGGGCAGGACCTTGCTCCGTAAAGCTTTGTAATCCTATtacctgctgatgggtggggttgtgctCCTTCCCTGTTGGATGTTTGGCCTGAGGGGACCCAGCATTGGGGTCTATAATCAAGTTAATGGTGACGTCCAAGAGGCTTTACCCCAAGGGGAACCTTCCCAGACTGCTGCTTCCAGTGCCCCAGTCCCTGTGGTGTGCTCCTCCTgaggccctccaacactagcagatagttttggttcagtctcctgtggtgTCATTGCTCCTTTTCTGAgtcttggttttattttgttttgtttgtgacctccaagactggagtctctatttgccccagtcctgtgtaagtctTGTAGtaaaatcccactggccttcaaggtcagattccttggggattcccagtccctttgtggGATCCCCAGGTGGGACGCCTGATGTGGGGTTCACAACAGTGGGAAAACTTCTCTGGTAttactgttctccagtttgtgtgtCACCTGCCCAAggagtatgggatttgattttattgtgattgtgcccctccaACTGTCTCGTCTTGGCTTCTTTGTCTCTGAATGTGGGATACCTTTTCTGgtaggttccagcatcctcctgtcgatgattgttcaacagctagttgtgattttggtgttcctgcaggaggagatgagcacacaGACTTTTACTCTGTCTTGAACTGGAACCTCTTATCTAGGTCTCCTCCTACTTTTTTCAGTGGTTTTTTTTAGTTCTCACTGTGTTTTGCACATCTTTTGTTAAGTTATTCCTaagttttttctttatgtatcataaatggaattgttttcatacttttatttttcacagtgttcattgttgataaacttgatttttgtctattttgtatcctgtaacctTGCTGAACTTGTTCATTATAATAGTCTTTTAGTGATTCCTTAGAATTTTCCTATCTAAGGGATCATACCTTGAGCATTTTTAAACCCTCCTGGTTGTTCTAGGAAGTGTCTTGGAcctagggaagccccttcctcatCCAGGCTTCACACATTTGACCCTGGCTCTCCCTCAGGAGGACCCCTCGCTGGAGAGGCATTTTAAAGGCCATCGAGATGCAGTCACTTCTGTGGACTTCAGTCTCAACACAAAGCAGCTGGGTAAGAGGAGACATCTTGGACTGAGAAGGTCGAGTTTCTACCTGGGAGGTGTGGCACGGGGGGAGCAGGGCACAATAACTCAGGTGCTTTCTCTAGACCTGTAGCCTGCTTCAGCCAGCCAGTGCTCTGGGCACTAGGCTTTATGAGTTCCCTTCTGCACATGGagtgtgaggctcagagaggttggggACCTTGCTAAGATCATAAAGCCTTTGAGAGTAGGACCTAGTTCTGGGCTtttccctccacatcccatcTACCTCTGAGGTCTGGCCTCAGAATGGCCCTAAACAATAGCATTTCCCTTGGGTCGTTACTGATTCTGCTGTCCACAGTGCCATGGGCACGCCTTCTTATTGAAGATGCCCACCAGTGAGAAAGCTGTGGAGCAGAGCCAGGTATGCCCTTCCCCACTCTGCCCTTATGCTGCAGCTGAGTGCCCCCTTCTTGGCCACTTGAGGGTTCATACATGGCTGTCATGGCTGCAGTTTTCTTGTTTCTATGGATGAGCTTCCCCTTTCATGCCATCGTCAAGGTCTCCTACCGGAGACTCCTGGTTTCATGATACACTGGAGGTTAAAAGGGAACCAGAGTCATTTGGGGTCTGTTTCGGGGCCCTTCTGATGGATCCTCTTAACGGTAATGAGCCCACTGGGTTGAGCTGGCTCTCCAGTTTTAGGAGGACTTGCTCTCTAGAGCCTCAGAGTGTGTCTCTGGGGAGACCTGGGACCTTTGCAGCCCAGGGCTGGCTTGTGATGGGCTTCTCCTGGGCTGGTTCCTGTGTGGACCTGCTGCCTGGAGAGTCAACAGGCCATACATAGGCTCTCCACACCCCCGCTCAGCAGTCACTGGAGGTGTGACTGTGAAGACGGGGAAGATGGAGCTGGCTGTGACACCGAGTTTCCCTgctgcccaccctgccccagcTCCTGGTGGAGGCTCCAGCCTGCTCGAGCTGAGGGTCATGTGTCTGCTCTCTCCTCAGCCAGTGGCTCCATGGACTCGTGCCTTATGGTGTGGCACATGAAGCCCCAGTCACGTGCCTACCGATTTGCTGGCCACAAGGACGCCGTAACCTGTGTGAACTTTTCCCCTTCGGGACACCTGCTTGCTTCTGGCTCCCGTGACAAGACTGTCCGCATATGGGTACCCAACGTGTGAGTTAAAGATGTGAAGGGGCTTGTCTGAGTCTTGGCCCTGGTGCTGGACTGGTCACAGTAGGACGTCTGCCTCACTTCTGAGGGGGTGCCGTTAGAAGCTGGGGCTTCAGTCAGGGCCCTCCCCTCAGGGTCAGCAGGGAGAGTCTGGGCTGACCCCAGCCATCCTGGGAGGATCCCACCTGATGCTGCTTGCACGTGGGTGTGGTGGGCAGGGGTTCTGCTCCTGTGGGGGAGGCTGTTGCTTCCCTTTTTGGGGACTGGGGTACTCAGGCCTGGATTGACTTTGGGAGGGTCCTGAGGAGTGGGGAGAGCTTTGATGTGCCCTTAATGGGTTTATGGATTTCCTGACTCTGGATACCCATCCTTGCAGCAAAGGCGAGTCAACTGTGTTTCGTGCACACACGGCCACAGTGAGGAGTGTCCATTTCTGCAGCGATGGCCAGTCCTTCGTGACAGCCTCCGACGACAAGACAGTCAAGGTGTGGTCAGCTCACCGCCAGAAGTTCCTGTTCTCCCTGAGCCAGCATATCAACTGGGTCCGCTGTGCCAAGTGAGTATAGTCCTACCTGGAGATTGTTGGAGAGACCCCAGGGGTTGGGGTACAGAAAAGATGCCAGGTGCCACCatcctgaccttgaacaagttacttagcCACTCTTTACTTTTCCCGAGCCTCAACATCCTTATCTGTGAATAAGAACATTAATAGTTCTCACATTGTAGGCTGTCAAAGTTTCACCGAGCTAATGCATGAGGGATAAGTTAGCCAGTTGCTGGCCACAATCGACCCCCGACATCTGTGCTGACGCAGCCCAAAGTGGGTCATCAGGGGCCACTTATtagcaatagcaacaacaacaaggtaACGTCATACCATCTCTAGACATTTTCTTCTAACTCCTCATGGCAGTCTTGCAAGTTGGTGGCTTCGTTGccgttttgcagatgaggaacctgaggttCAGAGCAGTGCAGTATCTTGCACTTCAACACAgagagtaagtggcagagctgggcttaGAAGCTGGGTCCCTGGCACTGAGGCTTGCCTCCTTAGCTCTTGGATGCTTTTCTCCTCAGAGGTGGGTTTTGCTCCAGAGCTGCCTGATGGGGGCCCAGGCTTCTGATGGGGTTGGTCTGGAAGTTGGTTTTCCTTTTGGTACGGGGGCCAGTATTGTGGGGGTGGGGCCAGGTTATGAAAGTACTTTTCAAGGCCTAAAAACTACAGACACAGCTATGCCTACTTCTGgtttattctgtttatttcaaCAGATCTCACGTATCAAATCTCTGTGCTCCAGAGGAAGAGGTTGGGGTGTCTGGGGACACCAGGAAACCGTGGGAGTCAGAGATTGGGACTGTTGACCTGTGCTCTTCTGGGGACCCCATGAAGTTGCTTGTTCTCTAGGGCACTCGGTTCTCTGTCCTGGGAGGTCCCTGGCTGTTGTGAGAGGCCCTCACTGTTGAGCTCCTAAGAGtaggaggagcctggccagcaaTTGAGTGTTGAACTCATACCAGGCCTTTGGTGGTGGATCTCCAGAACCTCAATCCTTTTTGGTTGGCATCTGATTTTGCTGACCCGTTCTCAGAGTAACATATGGACTCAGGGCATCTGGGGACAGGATAACGATGTCCATAGTGAGCTTTGGGCCACTTTGATGCTACAACACCAGAGTCAGCATACATGTTGCCATGTGCAGTGTTGGTCACCCCCCTTGGGGGTGACGTCTTACCTGCTCACCAGAAGGTGGGCACCCTTCTGGCCCATCTTGCAGAGAAAAGAGCATTTGCCCTGGATCACTCAGGGTCAGAGCAGGGTGTGTGGCCCCAGTGCATTCCTGTGCTGGGCAGCTCAAGAAGAGTGACTGGAAGGTGGTGTGTGGCGCCTGTGATGTCTTTTGATTGGTGGTGTGTCTCCTGTCACCCTGGTTCAGGTTCTCCCCGGATGGGCGGCTCATCGTATCTGCCAGTGATGACAAAACTGTCAAACTGTGGGACAAGACCAGCCGGGAGTGTGTCCATTCGTACTGTGAGCATGGCGGGTAAGTTCCTAGATCCTCTCCACCACCTGTAGGCCCTGGGGAACAGCACAGACTAGGGCATGAAAAGGCCTTAGGGACCTCCGGTGGTGGCATTTGGGGCCCACAGCCATGTCTCTGTTGCTCCCTGGCTCTgcatcttttcgtgtgtgtgtgtgtgtgtgtgtgtgtgtgtgtgtgtgtgtgagagagagagagagagaaaggttcTGCCTCATTCCCATCCCCATGAACAATAAGAGGCTTAACCTCAAGGCATGAAACTCTTGGGGCTCTCTCTTCCCTTCATTTTCTAGTTCTCAGAATTGTGACACGTCTGTCTGAAGAGGTTGAACCCAGACCCCCAAAAGGATGTTAGTATGTTCTTCTCGGTGACGACTTTATAAATGAAAGGCTATTCAGGTTCTTGTGGCAGATGGTGGCTGTTTGTATTGTGTGGTATCACTGAGAGAGGAGCCTCTGTTTGAGCAGGGACTCATCTGATCTGGGTCCCTGAATGAACCCCAGCTTCTGCCCCCAGTAGGCTGAGACCCCCACGTCAGGGCCCCTCCTGAGGCCACAGTACCATCTTGGGTGTCACATATGAGTCTGTTGAGGGCCCTAAGCTTGTCTCCTAGGAATAGGTGAGCAGAGGATTTGGAACCTGCTGGCCCCTCTCATCTGGGCCTCAGATGTCAGGGCCTGCCCGGCCTCTGGCTCAGGTCGGGGCACCGGCTCTGACTGAAAGCCTGCAAGCAGCTGGCTGACCTTTGGTCTGAAGAGCAGTGTCTCTGCTCGAATTTAGAGGTTTGTGCTGAGACTTGCTTCTGGAAGTCCCCCTCAGGTCACTCCTAGCTCTTTCCtcaccctctctctcctttctgcctTCGCTTGCCCGCCCGGTAAAgacacagggcagcagggaggtgtTCTGCACTGAGGGAATGGCATGAGCAGATGTGCGGGCATGGGAAAGTGCTGGACATTGTGGAGTCTGTTCTGAGTCAGGTCAGGCCTCATACAGCACTCGGTGGCCCCCTCTTTCCAGCTTTGTCACCTACGTGGACTTCCACCCCAGTGGTACGTGCATCGCTGCTGCCGGCATGGACAACACAGTGAAGGTGTGGGACGTGCGGACTCACCGGCTCTTACAGCACTATCAGTGTGAGTGTCCCCGAGGGGCTGATGCGGGGCTGTGCTGCGCCAGCTGTCTAGCTCAGGGCTGCGGGGCTTCACTGGGCCCCAGGACAGCCCTGGCTAACTGTAGGGAGCCCTGGGTCTGTTGGGATCTCCAGGGGTGGGTCATCTATGGCGTGGCTGTCTGGAAACTTGGCTCGGGGATGGAAGGGGTTACTATCTGGCATCCACCAGCCCTCTGGTGGCCATTTGTGAAGTGGCAGAGCCTCACGCACACTGAGGGCTAAATGGGGGCTCCCCTCTCGAGGGGCACTTCTCCGGGGCTGTGTATGCCACTTGCCTCCCCCTATAACAGACGCTCCGTGCTCTGGGGCCAGGCTGATAGCCCTGGAGGTGGTGAGGGGGCAGGTTTGTCAGAAGACCTCTGTGTTGGTGGGACCTCGGGCACCCCTGGTTCCACGGTGTCCTCCACAAATGTGGAGCCAGGAGCTGTTTGGAGGGTCCATTTGTTAGGGACCAGGCTTGTAAACACAGCCTTGGTGCTGTGTCTCCTTATTTAATTGTAGCTCTTGGGAGGCTGGGTGGCGGGCTGTCAATATGGGCTGGTGTCAGGCTCCaggagggagatgggggtggggttaGTCTTGTGTGAGCTCAAGATGAGATAGCTGAAGCTACGGGGGTATGGAACTGGCCTCAGGGCAGGTGTGACTGGGTAGAGATGTGAGTCACCACAGTTGTGGGGATGGGGACCTGGGAAGGGAGCTGGTGAGGTGCCACAGGAGGAGCTGGGAGTTCTGTCGGAGGCTGAGTGGGTGGACAGACCTGGGGGTTTGGGGCAAGACCAGGGAGAGTCAGAGCTAGAGTAGTTTGAAGAACTGTGGTTGTGGACTTGGGACTAAGTTTCAAGGCTCACTTAAAAAATTCACACCCGAAAATGGgaaggacagttcagttcagtttagtcgctcagtcgtgtccgactctttgcgaccccatgaaccgcagcacgccaggcctccctgtccatcatcaactcccagagttcatccaaactcatgtccactgagtcgatgatgccatccaccatctcatcttctgtcatccccttctcctgccttcaatctttcccaacatcagggtcttttcaaatgagtcagctctttgcatcaggtggagtttcagcttcaacataagtccttccagtgaacacccaggactgatctcctttaggatggacttgttggatctccttgcagtccaagggactctcaagagtcttctccaacacccagttcaaaagcatcaattcttcggtgctcagcttcctttatggtccagctctcacatccatacatgaccactggaaaaaccatagccttgacctttGTTGGTCCTGCTTTttttgcctctgctttttaatatgctgtctaggttggtcataagtttccttccaaggagtaagtggaGAAGGACATATCTGTACAAAGTTGTGGGGTGTGGGGTTCAGAGTTCTCCCCTTGCACCCCCAACAAGCTGTTCTGAGTCTTAGATGTTTGAGGCTAACATTTTTTGGGGTGACTAAAGAAACAGACCTTCCAAGAAGGGAGAGTGGATCCTGGTCTTGAAAAGCACGTGGTCGAGAGTGGCTCTTTACACACCTTCAGCATTCCTCGCTGGGTGAGTTTGGGCAGGTTACTTGACTCTGTGTACCGCTGGGACAGTGATGAGCCGTGTGTCATAGGTGGTGTTGGGAGTGTGATGAGTTGGTCCGTGACAGGAACTGAGAGAATACCTAAGTCGTGttggtgatgctgatgctgctgagtCTGTCCTGGGGTCCTCAGGTCTGGTTTCCTAGCAAGGCTGGCCCAGCTGGCCCAGGCCTGCAGTACCGCACACCACCACCAGGTGGCAGGGGCCAGCCACAAGAGTGGTTCTTGCTTCAGCAGGAAACTCTGGGGTTTGTCACTGATGGCTGTTTCAGACCGCAGCTTCTAGAACAGAGCCCCAACAGGGTCTGCCCTCTCCTTGGAGACCACGCCTCTCCTCTCCTTCAGCCTTAGAGACCTTTCTCCTGCTTTGGGCCAGGCCCAAGTTGGAAAATGGGTACATCAGCACACTGATGGGGGAAGGTAGGAGGAGCGGAGTGGTGCTGGGCGGGAATGCTGTCTCTGAGTGTGAGGTCAGGGCGCCTTGGACAGGGagagatgggcagggaggtgATGAGGTGGAGTAGCGTCTGGACTCCGCTTCCCATCTGTGAAGAGGTGGTGCTAGCCTGCCTGATGGGATTTGTGAGGATCTGATGGGAGAATCCAAATGAGAATTACAGTCTAGTACTGGGTATGTGGTTTTACCACATAAATCTTTGTACTGGTGGGGAAAATCTCCAGGTGACCCTGGGAGAGTCCAGGCACACGTCTGATGGATCGGGTGCCTGGTGTTGATGAGGTACAGCAACAGGTACCTGCAGGGGAGGGCCTGGAGCGCCATGCTGTAGCCCATGTCCTGGCTGGACGTGCTGGGATGGGGTGAAGAGGTGACAGGCATCTGAGAGGATAGCAGTGCTGAGAGCCTGCTTGAGTAGGAAGCCATGTGCCTGGTGGGCGGGCTGTCCATGCCCGATGTTGGGTGAAGGCTGGACATGAGAGTGAGGCAGGGGTCAGGCCCAGAAGATGGGTTCTGGAGACTGCATAGAGGCAAAGCTGATGCTATGGGGTGGAGGGGCCAGCTGAGCCCTGGGGATCTGGGGGGTGAGAAGGTTTGAGGATACATCCTGCATCTCTGAGCTTGAGGGGCCATGGAAGAAAAAGATCCACAAAGCATCCAGAGTGACGAGTGAGAGCCTGGTCTCCCCGCAGTGGACGGCTAAGGACAGTGGAGCCGGGGGAGTGGAGGAAAGCAGGGTGTCCTGAAGAGGGTGGTCAGGGGTGTGGTGACCCACAGCTTGGAGGAGAGTGGAGGGTGCTGGGGAGAGGTACCTCGGGTTCTTGAGGGAGCAGGCTTGGcagcaggtgggggtgggagatccATGATTGGCAGGGCTGGGGGGTGGTGGGTGGACTCGGGTGGCATCAGAAGTCGAGTCCTGAGGGGGCCTGAGGTGCGTGAGGCTGATGGGCTCCGCAGGGGAATTTCCGTGTGTTAGTACAGCAGTACTTTTCTCTCATGACAGCCACTCAGCAAGCCTGAAGCATTTGATTCCTAAGCACCACCCCCGCCTTAGGGACCAGAGACTTCAGGGGCCTGAAGCACCCCACAAACAGCTGGATTCCCTCTGAACTCCCTGCCCAGTGCATGGCACACAGCAGCTATTCACAAGGCAGCAGGCTTATCCCACCACCTCTGGGCTCAGCCTCCACGGCTCAAGGAAACCTTGAGCCCTTGGTTGGGGGTCCACCCCTCACCCTCTTTGCTGGGCGGGGGACCTGGTCAGGTCTGCTCAGGTCCAGTCGCTCCCCTTGAGAGTGCTGTGGCAGCACCTTTGACCTGAGAGGTGCTCCTAGCCCCTGAGTAGCAGCTGTCCCCCCACCACAAGAGGTGGGGGGATCCCTGGGAGGCTGAATCGCCAAGAAGGGCTCCCAGCCCCTTGGCAACAGGCCCCTAAGTTGTTTTCTGACCCCTTAAAACACCCAGGGGAAAGTTTTTAAGGCCAGTGACATCCAGTGTCTCCCCTGATTGGGGTTTGAGTGCATAAGGCTGTTGTGCTTTTCCGAGAAATTGGTTTGTGATACTGCAGTGTGTGGCCAGCAAGCCCAGGCTGCCTGTGGCCACCCACCAAAATCCTGCTCTGTGGAGGGTACTTCCCGTCCCTTGTTGGGGTGTTAGAATCACTTTGGGTGACAGCAGGTGGCTGGCACCCTTTGTCTCAGGCGAGGAGTGTCTTGCTCTGGCCTGTCACTGCAGAGAGCAGTTCTGATTTCCCAATTCAGCAAGGAGTTGGTGGGGTGCTGGAGCCCCGGGAGTGCCAGTCCCCACGGACGTGGCTTAGGCGCCATATGCTCGGAGCCCACACTAAGACTGTTCAGACATCTGAGCAGCCTTGTCCCCGATCGCTTCATGTGCTTTGTGGTTTCCAGGCACGTGTGTTCGATATCCAGGGACAGGGCTGGGTGGTCAACAGGGCAGGGCtgctccccatttcacagatggggtgTTTGAGGCTTGCCTGGGTCGTGCAGCGAAGAATCTGCGGATTCCTCACACTGTGTTGATTCCGGTCATTTACTTGCCCAAGGCCTCTGAGAGGACTTGGCTCTCTCCAGAAGCTCCAGTTAGAGCTCAGAGTTCCAGCTTCTCTGTACACTGGTCCTTAGCAACCCCCTGGATGCCCCGCCCTAACCCCAGACATGGTCATGGAAGGTTTTAAAGCTGCTGTGTAGCCAGCAGGGCAGGTCTGCACCCTTTTTGGGTTTTGGGGACTGAAAGGGTTGATCGTGAGGCCAGGCACTGTCCTGCCTGATCTGGCCAACTCACTGCCTCTCCCCCACTGTCCCTGAGCCAGTGTTCACACAACATTCCTGAAGAGCAGTGTTTAGAGTGTCCTTTGCTGCTGATATCAGAACACCTTCACTGTGTGAACCCATAGGTCTTGTACGTCCACAGCCTCTGTGTCACTCGTGATGCCAGTTGTGTTGTGAGAGCCACCCTGGGTGGTAGGTGCCGAGCCCcttggtggggtggggaatgTGGTGTGGCTTGGCATTGGTGTGGCCTGTCCCCGGAAGGGACCTGCTGCTTGGGCACCTGGGTCCCTTGGCCAGTTTGGAGCCCATTGGGCAGGGGGGCAGGTTTGCTGAGGGTTCAGCAGGAAGAGCTGTGCAGTCAGGTTGTGGATACCCAGGTGTCTCCTTAGGCCACAAGCTGTGACCTGTTCCAGTACTGGGGGCAGGgtctgcagtgacctcaggccAACTCCCTGGCACCCTGGTGACCTGTAGGACCTTGAGCTGGTACATCTCTGACCCTGAGTTGCATCTCTTCTCTGGGgtagtggtggggggggggggtggggggggtggagtGTAGCCCACAGCTGTGCCTGATTGGCAGCCTGCCATCAGCCGTCACTCATGTCTGCCGTGGAGCCAGGCAGAGGGCCTGCAGCTTCTGGCTTGGTGAAAAGTGGATTGTCTGTGGGCTATCACTGCTCAGGGTTCTGTGACAGGAGGCTCACCCCTTCGTGGGGCAGCTGGGCCTCTGTCGTGCAGGGGGATTGTCGTGCAGGGCTAACTCTTTAAGAGGCCTCCCTGGCACAGTCCCACCCTCTGCAGAGCCGGAGAGCCTGCCCCAGGCTGACAGGGCtggtggatgagatggctgagcGAGTGGGGAAAGGGGGTTGGTTCTGGAGTCTGGCACATCTCCAAAAGCCTGGCTTGCCAGGCTGAGCCCTCTTCTGCAATAAATGGTTCCAGGTATTTCTACCCCAGCCAGGAGGCCTTTGCTACTCCTGCCACTTATTGTGGAGCAAGGCTTCGGGCACCCTTCCTCAGGGAGGAGGGGTAGTTCCCTCCCTTGGGTGGCCTTGGCCAGGTGGGAGGCCCTGGCGTGGTAGCTGTGCCCTGCCCCTGCGCCTGGCTGATGCTGGACAAGCCCTGTGCTCCCTGAGCTTGCCTCCCCGCCCCATCCTGCTGCTGGCTCTCCCAGCTTTGTATCAGGTCGGGGCGGGGGTGGCACTCATGCCAGCGCAGGCTGCCAGGGGCTGCAGAAACAAGAATAGTGTGCCCTTCTCCGGGCTCAGGGAGGCAGAAGTGCCAGGAGCAGCGTTTTGAGGAGGCCCAAGAGGAGATGGGGGTGtggtgaggggggggggggttgcgcAGCTGACTCTCAACACTGTCTGCCGTGGGGCTGAGGGCTCAGGGGATCTGGCTGTGTTTGCCTCCGCCCCCCCTACCTCAAGCCCCCCCGACCCCTGACTTCACCGCTAGTGTGAAGCTGCTTTCTGGTGAATGCAGCCCCTTGGGAGCAGGGCACTGGCTCGCAGCCTAGACACGCACACCCTGAGGTGCCTGCAGGACGCTGTCTCCTGCTGCCCAGACTTGACACTCTTTCAGGGTGAAGGAAGGATTCACTTTTTAAACATTCACTCAATTGTGTCATCATAGTGAATACATTCTAGAAGTATGTAGATGAACAATTAGAGGTCCCCCTATTCCTGTCCTCCTCAGAGAGAAGTCCTGCTCTGTGTCAGGAGCTTCAGTCCACACTTCTTCTGGGTCTGCACATGTTGGTATTGCCCCCACATGTGGGGGCTTGGTCACACTCTGTGCGCTATTCATGTTCTTCCTGCTACTGTGTGTGGCTGGTGCCTGTTCAGTTCAGCTGGGGTTGCTGTGACTTCTCCTCTGCTCTCCATGCCCCTATTTTTGGTAAACACTGAGGGTGCTGCCCCTTTTCCTTTGACCCTGGGTGTAGGAGTGTGTTGGGCTGTGGGGGCTCTGGACTCTGGCTCCAGGAGCTGACTCTGGGGATCCCGGCAGCCCCGCTCCAGGCCATCTTTCGGAGTTCTGGTGCTGAGAGTGTTCAGACCTAAATATCGTGTTATGTAAAGTCCTGGCTGTCTCCCCTAAGTGTGCTCAGGAACGTGAATCCACAGTCCCCAGAACCTGCATGTTGGCCGGGCTGGTGTTTGAGGGGCTCCGTGTACCTTTGTCGGCTCTGTGGAGGGCTAGTTCATGGTGGGGGTGTTTATTGGCCCAGCAGTGATTCCTGCATGCTCACGTGCCAGGATGAGGGGTTGGTTTTAGAATTTGCCTTTATATTTATGGCTGTTCTGACTTGGTGGGTTCATGGTTACTGTAGTTTTGCTGATTGCTGCCCCCCGGCCAGTAGTAGTGGGTATGGAGGCAGCAGGTCTTCCTCAGCAGCTGCTCTAAGAAGCTGTGATGTGGCTGGCTG contains:
- the POC1A gene encoding POC1 centriolar protein homolog A isoform X1, whose amino-acid sequence is MTAPCPEDPSLERHFKGHRDAVTSVDFSLNTKQLASGSMDSCLMVWHMKPQSRAYRFAGHKDAVTCVNFSPSGHLLASGSRDKTVRIWVPNVKGESTVFRAHTATVRSVHFCSDGQSFVTASDDKTVKVWSAHRQKFLFSLSQHINWVRCAKFSPDGRLIVSASDDKTVKLWDKTSRECVHSYCEHGGFVTYVDFHPSGTCIAAAGMDNTVKVWDVRTHRLLQHYQLHSAAVNALSFHPSGNYLVTASSDSTLKILDLMEGRLLYTLHGHQGPATTVAFSRTGEYFASGGSDEQVMVWKSNFDVVDYGEVLRVQRPPAARASSSGTLPEVDPLVPPGRGRSQESMQSQSQEPVSMPQSLTSTLEHIVGQLDVLTQTVSILEQRLTLTEDKLKQCLENQQLIMQRTTP
- the POC1A gene encoding POC1 centriolar protein homolog A isoform X2, which translates into the protein MDSCLMVWHMKPQSRAYRFAGHKDAVTCVNFSPSGHLLASGSRDKTVRIWVPNVKGESTVFRAHTATVRSVHFCSDGQSFVTASDDKTVKVWSAHRQKFLFSLSQHINWVRCAKFSPDGRLIVSASDDKTVKLWDKTSRECVHSYCEHGGFVTYVDFHPSGTCIAAAGMDNTVKVWDVRTHRLLQHYQLHSAAVNALSFHPSGNYLVTASSDSTLKILDLMEGRLLYTLHGHQGPATTVAFSRTGEYFASGGSDEQVMVWKSNFDVVDYGEVLRVQRPPAARASSSGTLPEVDPLVPPGRGRSQESMQSQSQEPVSMPQSLTSTLEHIVGQLDVLTQTVSILEQRLTLTEDKLKQCLENQQLIMQRTTP